In one window of Prionailurus bengalensis isolate Pbe53 chromosome B3, Fcat_Pben_1.1_paternal_pri, whole genome shotgun sequence DNA:
- the LINGO1 gene encoding leucine-rich repeat and immunoglobulin-like domain-containing nogo receptor-interacting protein 1 isoform X2, whose product MLAGGARSMPSPLLACWQPILLLVLGSVLSGSATGCPPRCECSAQDRAVLCHRKRFVAVPEGIPTETRLLDLGKNRIKTLNQDEFASFPHLEELELNENIVSAVEPGAFNNLFSLRTLGLRSNRLKLIPLGVFTGLSNLTKLDISENKIVILLDYMFQDLYNLKSLEVGDNDLVYISHRAFSGLNSLEQLTLEKCNLTSIPTEALSHLHSLIVLRLRHLNINAIRDYSFKRLYRLKVLEISHWPYLDTMTPNCLYGLNLTSLSITHCNLTAVPYLAVRHLVYLRFLNLSYNPIGTIEGSMLHELLRLQEIQLVGGQLAVVEPYAFRGLNYLRVLNVSGNQLTTLEESAFHSVGNLETLILDSNPLACDCRLLWVFRRRWRLNFNRQQPTCATPEFVQGKEFKDFPDVLLPNYFTCRRARIRDRKAQQVFVDEGHTVQFVCRADGDPPPAILWLSPRKHLVSAKSNGRLTVFPDGTLEVRYAQVQDNGTYLCIAANAGGNDSMPAHLHVRSYSPDWPHQPNKTFAFISNQPGEGEANSTRATVPFPFDIKTLIIATTMGFISFLGVVLFCLVLLFLWSRGKGNTKHNIEIEYVPRKSDAGISSADAPRKFNMKMI is encoded by the coding sequence ATGCTGGCGGGGGGCGCGAGGAGCAtgcccagccccctcctggcCTGCTGGCAGCCCATCCTCCTGCTGGTGCTGGGCTCGGTGCTGTCAGGCTCCGCCACGGGCTGCCCGCCCCGCTGCGAGTGCTCGGCCCAGGACCGCGCCGTGCTCTGCCACCGCAAGCGCTTCGTGGCGGTTCCGGAGGGCATCCCCACCGAGACCCGCCTGCTGGACCTGGGCAAGAATCGCATCAAAACGCTCAACCAGGACGAGTTCGCCAGCTTCCCACACCTGGAAGAGCTAGAGCTCAACGAGAACATCGTGAGTGCCGTGGAGCCCGGCGCCTTCAACAACCTCTTCAGCCTCCGGACGCTGGGGCTGCGCAGCAACCGCCTGAAGCTCATCCCCCTGGGCGTCTTCACCGGCCTCAGTAACCTGACCAAACTGGACATCAGCGAGAACAAGATCGTCATCCTGCTGGACTACATGTTCCAGGACCTGTACAACCTCAAGTCGCTGGAGGTCGGCGACAACGACCTCGTCTACATCTCCCACCGAGCCTTCAGCGGCCTCAACAGCCTGGAGCAGCTGACACTGGAGAAATGCAACCTAACCTCCATCCCCACCGAGGCGCTCTCCCACCTGCACAGTCTCATCGTCCTGAGGCTCCGGCACCTCAACATCAATGCCATCCGGGACTATTCCTTCAAGAGGTTGTACCGGCTCAAGGTCTTGGAGATCTCCCACTGGCCCTACTTGGACACCATGACACCCAACTGCCTCTATGGCCTCAACCTGACATCCCTGTCCATCACACACTGCAATCTGACCGCTGTGCCCTACCTGGCTGTGCGCCACCTGGTCTATCTCCGCTTCCTCAACCTCTCCTACAATCCCATCGGCACCATTGAGGGCTCCATGCTGCATGAGCTGCTACGGCTGCAGGAGATCCAGCTGGTGGGCGGGCAGCTGGCTGTGGTGGAGCCCTATGCCTTCCGCGGCCTCAACTACCTGCGTGTGCTAAATGTCTCGGGCAACCAGCTGACCACACTGGAGGAGTCAGCCTTCCACTCGGTGGGCAACCTGGAGACGCTCATCCTGGACTCCAACCCGCTGGCCTGCGACTGCCGGCTCCTGTGGGTGTTCCGGCGCCGCTGGCGGCTCAACTTCAACCGGCAGCAGCCCACCTGTGCCACACCCGAATTCGTCCAGGGCAAGGAGTTCAAGGACTTCCCGGACGTGCTCCTGCCCAACTACTTCACCTGCCGCCGCGCCCGCATCCGGGACCGCAAAGCCCAGCAGGTGTTTGTGGACGAGGGCCACACGGTGCAGTTTGTGTGCCGGGCAGATGGCGACCCGCCGCCCGCCATCCTCTGGCTCTCACCCCGCAAGCACCTGGTCTCGGCCAAGAGCAACGGGCGGCTCACAGTCTTCCCTGACGGCACGCTGGAGGTGCGCTACGCCCAGGTACAGGACAATGGCACGTATCTGTGCATCGCGGCCAACGCGGGCGGCAACGACTCCATGCCGGCCCACCTGCATGTGCGCAGCTACTCGCCCGACTGGCCGCATCAGCCCAACAAGACCTTCGCTTTCATCTCCAACCAGCCGGGCGAGGGAGAGGCCAACAGCACCCGAGCCACCGTGCCTTTCCCCTTCGACATCAAGACCCTCATCATTGCCACCACCATGGGCTTCATCTCTTTCCTGGGCGTCGTCCTCTTCTGCCTGGTGCTGCTCTTTCTCTGGAGCCGGGGCAAAGGCAACACGAAGCACAACATCGAGATCGAGTACGTGCCCCGCAAGTCGGACGCAGGCATCAGCTCTGCCGACGCGCCCCGCAAGTTCAACATGAAGATGATATGA
- the LINGO1 gene encoding leucine-rich repeat and immunoglobulin-like domain-containing nogo receptor-interacting protein 1 isoform X1 — MQVSERMLAGGARSMPSPLLACWQPILLLVLGSVLSGSATGCPPRCECSAQDRAVLCHRKRFVAVPEGIPTETRLLDLGKNRIKTLNQDEFASFPHLEELELNENIVSAVEPGAFNNLFSLRTLGLRSNRLKLIPLGVFTGLSNLTKLDISENKIVILLDYMFQDLYNLKSLEVGDNDLVYISHRAFSGLNSLEQLTLEKCNLTSIPTEALSHLHSLIVLRLRHLNINAIRDYSFKRLYRLKVLEISHWPYLDTMTPNCLYGLNLTSLSITHCNLTAVPYLAVRHLVYLRFLNLSYNPIGTIEGSMLHELLRLQEIQLVGGQLAVVEPYAFRGLNYLRVLNVSGNQLTTLEESAFHSVGNLETLILDSNPLACDCRLLWVFRRRWRLNFNRQQPTCATPEFVQGKEFKDFPDVLLPNYFTCRRARIRDRKAQQVFVDEGHTVQFVCRADGDPPPAILWLSPRKHLVSAKSNGRLTVFPDGTLEVRYAQVQDNGTYLCIAANAGGNDSMPAHLHVRSYSPDWPHQPNKTFAFISNQPGEGEANSTRATVPFPFDIKTLIIATTMGFISFLGVVLFCLVLLFLWSRGKGNTKHNIEIEYVPRKSDAGISSADAPRKFNMKMI, encoded by the coding sequence GTGAGCGAGAGGATGCTGGCGGGGGGCGCGAGGAGCAtgcccagccccctcctggcCTGCTGGCAGCCCATCCTCCTGCTGGTGCTGGGCTCGGTGCTGTCAGGCTCCGCCACGGGCTGCCCGCCCCGCTGCGAGTGCTCGGCCCAGGACCGCGCCGTGCTCTGCCACCGCAAGCGCTTCGTGGCGGTTCCGGAGGGCATCCCCACCGAGACCCGCCTGCTGGACCTGGGCAAGAATCGCATCAAAACGCTCAACCAGGACGAGTTCGCCAGCTTCCCACACCTGGAAGAGCTAGAGCTCAACGAGAACATCGTGAGTGCCGTGGAGCCCGGCGCCTTCAACAACCTCTTCAGCCTCCGGACGCTGGGGCTGCGCAGCAACCGCCTGAAGCTCATCCCCCTGGGCGTCTTCACCGGCCTCAGTAACCTGACCAAACTGGACATCAGCGAGAACAAGATCGTCATCCTGCTGGACTACATGTTCCAGGACCTGTACAACCTCAAGTCGCTGGAGGTCGGCGACAACGACCTCGTCTACATCTCCCACCGAGCCTTCAGCGGCCTCAACAGCCTGGAGCAGCTGACACTGGAGAAATGCAACCTAACCTCCATCCCCACCGAGGCGCTCTCCCACCTGCACAGTCTCATCGTCCTGAGGCTCCGGCACCTCAACATCAATGCCATCCGGGACTATTCCTTCAAGAGGTTGTACCGGCTCAAGGTCTTGGAGATCTCCCACTGGCCCTACTTGGACACCATGACACCCAACTGCCTCTATGGCCTCAACCTGACATCCCTGTCCATCACACACTGCAATCTGACCGCTGTGCCCTACCTGGCTGTGCGCCACCTGGTCTATCTCCGCTTCCTCAACCTCTCCTACAATCCCATCGGCACCATTGAGGGCTCCATGCTGCATGAGCTGCTACGGCTGCAGGAGATCCAGCTGGTGGGCGGGCAGCTGGCTGTGGTGGAGCCCTATGCCTTCCGCGGCCTCAACTACCTGCGTGTGCTAAATGTCTCGGGCAACCAGCTGACCACACTGGAGGAGTCAGCCTTCCACTCGGTGGGCAACCTGGAGACGCTCATCCTGGACTCCAACCCGCTGGCCTGCGACTGCCGGCTCCTGTGGGTGTTCCGGCGCCGCTGGCGGCTCAACTTCAACCGGCAGCAGCCCACCTGTGCCACACCCGAATTCGTCCAGGGCAAGGAGTTCAAGGACTTCCCGGACGTGCTCCTGCCCAACTACTTCACCTGCCGCCGCGCCCGCATCCGGGACCGCAAAGCCCAGCAGGTGTTTGTGGACGAGGGCCACACGGTGCAGTTTGTGTGCCGGGCAGATGGCGACCCGCCGCCCGCCATCCTCTGGCTCTCACCCCGCAAGCACCTGGTCTCGGCCAAGAGCAACGGGCGGCTCACAGTCTTCCCTGACGGCACGCTGGAGGTGCGCTACGCCCAGGTACAGGACAATGGCACGTATCTGTGCATCGCGGCCAACGCGGGCGGCAACGACTCCATGCCGGCCCACCTGCATGTGCGCAGCTACTCGCCCGACTGGCCGCATCAGCCCAACAAGACCTTCGCTTTCATCTCCAACCAGCCGGGCGAGGGAGAGGCCAACAGCACCCGAGCCACCGTGCCTTTCCCCTTCGACATCAAGACCCTCATCATTGCCACCACCATGGGCTTCATCTCTTTCCTGGGCGTCGTCCTCTTCTGCCTGGTGCTGCTCTTTCTCTGGAGCCGGGGCAAAGGCAACACGAAGCACAACATCGAGATCGAGTACGTGCCCCGCAAGTCGGACGCAGGCATCAGCTCTGCCGACGCGCCCCGCAAGTTCAACATGAAGATGATATGA